A stretch of Flavobacterium sp. N1994 DNA encodes these proteins:
- a CDS encoding T9SS type A sorting domain-containing protein: MKNFYLSFYLLFLGLGVSAQIITIPDTNLKAMLLSSTSSNQIARNSIGWAVAVDTNNDGQIQLSEALNIAELNVSTNVYNTTNDIHDLNGIENFTNLKVLNCAGNQISSINIAPLTQLQELIANDNLFTNVTVSGLNSLRKLNFNHNDLTTINTDNLTNLVQLWVYDNHLTSISFNNNPLLENIDVTQNLLTGLDLSILPSLIYGYCIDNQLSLLNLTGLVNLRSLMCSGNQLVNINLSSLSSLQYLNASSNPLNAINVNGLANLNYLELNNTSIAMIDCSQSSVLNLYAMNCPNLQTINVRNGVYSSSDPDLLFYAFRIENNPNLVSICTDDGEQNQLVFTNYNTSGNVIVYNGGNCDIPVQVNMGVNDFNKQQITIYPNPTSGIVNIMISNDQPIYKTTVTNILGQTTMLYGNTTTLDISSLSKGTYFITVETDSGKETQKIIKF; the protein is encoded by the coding sequence ATGAAAAACTTTTACCTCTCATTTTATTTATTGTTTTTGGGTTTAGGTGTCTCCGCTCAGATTATTACAATTCCTGACACTAATCTTAAAGCGATGTTACTAAGCTCAACTTCGTCCAACCAGATAGCAAGAAATTCGATAGGATGGGCTGTTGCCGTTGACACAAATAATGACGGTCAGATCCAGTTGAGTGAGGCGTTGAACATTGCTGAACTGAATGTTTCAACTAATGTTTACAACACGACTAACGATATACATGATTTGAACGGAATTGAAAACTTTACCAATTTAAAGGTGCTGAACTGCGCTGGAAATCAAATCTCATCAATCAACATAGCTCCACTGACACAGCTTCAGGAACTGATAGCCAATGATAACTTGTTCACCAATGTTACAGTTTCGGGTCTAAACAGCCTGAGGAAACTGAATTTCAACCATAATGATTTAACTACGATTAATACGGACAACTTGACCAACCTAGTTCAATTGTGGGTTTATGACAATCATTTAACAAGCATTAGTTTCAATAATAATCCACTACTTGAAAATATTGATGTCACTCAAAATTTATTGACTGGTTTGGATTTGTCAATACTGCCTTCACTAATTTATGGTTACTGTATCGATAACCAACTGAGCTTGCTGAATCTGACTGGACTTGTAAATTTAAGGTCGCTTATGTGTTCAGGAAATCAACTGGTCAACATCAATTTAAGTTCGCTGAGCAGCTTGCAATATCTAAATGCTTCCAGCAATCCGTTAAACGCTATCAATGTTAATGGATTGGCAAATTTAAATTATCTCGAATTAAATAATACTTCGATTGCGATGATTGATTGTTCCCAATCTTCTGTTTTAAATTTGTATGCAATGAATTGTCCTAACCTTCAAACCATAAATGTTAGAAACGGAGTTTATTCTTCCAGTGATCCGGATCTGCTATTTTATGCATTCAGAATAGAAAACAATCCAAATCTGGTTTCTATTTGTACAGACGATGGCGAACAGAATCAATTGGTTTTTACCAATTACAACACTAGTGGTAATGTAATAGTTTATAACGGCGGCAACTGTGATATTCCAGTACAGGTTAATATGGGAGTAAATGATTTTAACAAACAACAGATAACAATTTATCCAAATCCAACTTCTGGGATTGTAAATATTATGATTTCAAATGATCAACCAATATATAAAACGACCGTTACAAATATTCTAGGTCAAACGACGATGCTATACGGAAATACAACAACATTAGATATAAGTTCGCTATCAAAAGGCACTTATTTTATTACTGTGGAAACGGATTCCGGTAAAGAAACTCAAAAGATTATTAAATTCTAA
- a CDS encoding anthranilate synthase component I family protein — MRTKITRTIANPLLFKQQLLQWAQQFQEVVFLDSNDYHQKYASYDCVLAVDAFTSVKTDYHNAFEDLKQYQQQTKDWLFGYLSYDLKNDTEVLQSNNFDGLGFPDLFFFQPKKIMLVKGNQVEVQYLRLCDDEIESDFLAIQNNLPFKTIYHSPFQIQQRISKYNYIAKVTTMLEHIHHGDIYEANFCMEFYAEKAIINPLEIYQKLNSISKPPFATFFKNQHQYLLCASPERYIRKEGDRIISQPIKGTAKRFKDAVLDENSKTELATNPKERSENIMIVDLVRNDLSHTANKGSVIVEELCGIYSFEQVHQMISTVVSTADPSTSPIEILKTTFPMGSMTGAPKISAMKIIEELEETKRGLYSGAVGYFTPDNDFDFNVVIRSILYNAKEQYLSFSVGSAITSQSVPELEYEECLLKAKAMFEVLS, encoded by the coding sequence TTGAGAACAAAAATCACCAGAACTATTGCCAATCCATTGCTTTTTAAGCAACAGCTTTTACAATGGGCACAACAGTTTCAAGAAGTAGTTTTTTTGGATTCGAACGACTACCATCAAAAATATGCTAGCTATGATTGTGTCTTGGCTGTGGATGCTTTCACATCTGTAAAAACCGATTATCACAATGCTTTTGAGGATTTAAAACAGTACCAACAACAAACCAAAGATTGGCTGTTTGGGTATCTATCCTATGATTTAAAAAATGATACCGAAGTCTTGCAATCCAATAATTTTGACGGTTTAGGATTTCCCGATTTATTTTTCTTTCAACCCAAAAAAATAATGTTGGTAAAAGGAAATCAAGTTGAAGTGCAGTACTTGCGATTATGCGATGACGAAATAGAATCTGATTTTCTAGCCATTCAAAACAATTTACCATTCAAAACAATTTACCATTCACCATTTCAAATTCAGCAACGAATTTCAAAATACAACTACATCGCCAAGGTTACTACTATGCTCGAACACATCCATCATGGTGATATTTATGAAGCTAATTTTTGCATGGAATTCTATGCTGAAAAAGCGATTATAAATCCGTTAGAAATATATCAGAAACTGAATAGTATTTCCAAACCGCCTTTTGCGACTTTTTTTAAAAATCAGCATCAGTATTTGCTTTGCGCTTCTCCTGAACGGTACATTAGGAAAGAAGGCGACAGAATCATTTCCCAACCCATAAAAGGGACTGCCAAACGATTTAAGGATGCTGTTTTAGATGAAAATTCAAAAACCGAATTAGCGACCAACCCAAAAGAACGTTCTGAAAACATCATGATAGTGGATTTAGTTCGAAATGATTTATCCCATACCGCTAACAAAGGTTCTGTTATAGTAGAAGAATTATGTGGTATTTATTCTTTTGAACAAGTGCATCAAATGATATCAACAGTGGTTTCGACAGCAGACCCTTCGACTTCACCGATAGAAATTCTTAAAACGACTTTTCCAATGGGAAGCATGACTGGAGCACCCAAAATTTCTGCCATGAAAATTATCGAGGAATTAGAAGAAACCAAACGCGGTTTATATAGCGGAGCAGTAGGCTATTTCACTCCCGATAATGATTTCGATTTCAATGTCGTTATCCGAAGTATTTTATACAATGCTAAAGAACAGTATCTTTCTTTTTCAGTAGGAAGCGCCATTACTTCGCAATCTGTTCCCGAACTGGAATACGAAGAATGTTTGCTAAAAGCCAAAGCCATGTTTGAAGTGTTGAGTTAA
- a CDS encoding DoxX family membrane protein, whose amino-acid sequence MKIATLVVRVLIGLLLLFASITYFFNLIEQPETTGNMKTFELGLAASAYLMPLAKAVELLCGLSYVSGKYVTLANIVLLPVSLNILLINYFMAPEGLPIALPMFLGNLFLIYRNWNNYKTVFTP is encoded by the coding sequence ATGAAAATTGCAACCCTTGTTGTCCGAGTATTGATAGGGCTTTTGCTTTTATTTGCTTCTATCACGTATTTCTTTAATCTTATAGAGCAACCTGAAACTACAGGAAACATGAAGACCTTCGAATTGGGTTTAGCCGCTTCTGCCTATTTGATGCCATTGGCCAAAGCAGTTGAATTGCTTTGTGGTTTATCTTATGTAAGTGGTAAGTATGTTACTTTGGCTAATATTGTACTTCTGCCAGTAAGTTTAAACATTTTACTAATCAATTACTTTATGGCTCCTGAAGGTTTACCTATTGCTCTTCCAATGTTTTTAGGAAACCTCTTTTTAATTTATCGCAATTGGAATAATTATAAAACAGTATTTACTCCATAA
- a CDS encoding prolyl oligopeptidase family serine peptidase, which produces MKKTSIAFTFLLLSANLLAQWKYPTTKKVPVTDTYFGQTYTDSYRWLEDMKDPNVVSWFKDQADLTNATLNKISGRDGLIAEWKSLDKLQPPVFRSRSKEGGRVFYQKTMPGEKVSKVYFRQGETGPEQLLFDPLTFIAGKTLSVQQISPSYDGKKLLIAYSENGAEVSTIQVMNVDTKKFSSDVITNTAGIGGWTFDNSSFMYMWIKSADNTDPTARLNPKTKLHKLGTDNTKDSDFFSNEAYPKLNIESKSYPSAFFAEDSRQYIFAAEGTVQNEMKLFYAPISEAFSGNIPWKTLCTTNDKLVRGFDMVGDRVFAITYNGAKNYKLVETSLKNPNWSTAKTIGPEKKSQTLESFSRCKDYMLLNYSDGINNHLFRYNLKTGVTDEVKMPFSGLAYTFTIDTKSNDIFVIITSWNKPFAEFKYNAVKNSFGPSPFNKTAVYPDSYKNLVVEEVEVKGHDGVMIPLSIIYKKGLKKDGSNVCLMDSYGAYGSSMSPYFNAMENSLAVRGVVVAIPHVRGGSEKGEEWYKAGFKITKPNTWKDFISCGEYLVANGYTSPKKLAGTGTSAGGILISRSITERPDLFAAAICNVGCANTMRGEFTSNGPVNIPEFGTVTIEEEFKALYEMDGMQHVKDGVNYPAVICVGGWNDPRVVAWQPGKFAAAVQNASTSGKPVFMKVNYDNGHFTEDRDVTYANFADQFAFVLWQCGHPDFQLKK; this is translated from the coding sequence ATGAAGAAAACAAGTATTGCTTTTACTTTTCTATTGCTTAGTGCTAATCTGTTGGCGCAATGGAAATACCCTACCACAAAAAAAGTACCTGTTACGGATACTTATTTTGGACAAACTTATACCGATTCTTATCGTTGGCTTGAGGATATGAAAGACCCAAATGTGGTGTCTTGGTTCAAGGATCAAGCAGATTTAACTAATGCTACTCTAAATAAAATTTCGGGTAGAGATGGACTAATTGCTGAATGGAAAAGTTTAGACAAATTACAACCACCGGTCTTTCGTTCTCGTTCTAAAGAAGGAGGAAGAGTTTTTTATCAAAAGACAATGCCAGGGGAAAAGGTAAGTAAAGTTTATTTTAGACAAGGAGAAACAGGTCCCGAACAATTGTTATTTGACCCCTTAACTTTCATAGCTGGTAAAACACTTTCTGTGCAACAGATTTCGCCAAGTTATGATGGTAAAAAACTACTCATAGCTTATTCTGAAAATGGAGCTGAAGTATCTACTATTCAAGTAATGAATGTGGATACTAAAAAGTTTTCATCCGATGTTATAACGAATACTGCTGGCATAGGAGGATGGACCTTTGACAACAGTTCTTTTATGTACATGTGGATAAAATCAGCTGACAATACGGATCCAACGGCTCGATTAAATCCTAAAACAAAGTTGCATAAATTGGGCACAGACAATACAAAAGATAGTGATTTTTTTAGCAACGAAGCTTATCCAAAACTAAATATTGAATCTAAATCCTATCCCTCTGCTTTTTTTGCTGAAGATTCTAGACAGTACATTTTCGCTGCTGAAGGTACGGTACAAAATGAAATGAAACTTTTTTACGCTCCAATTAGCGAAGCATTTTCAGGGAATATACCATGGAAAACATTGTGTACAACCAACGACAAACTAGTGCGTGGGTTTGATATGGTTGGTGATAGAGTTTTTGCTATAACTTATAATGGCGCTAAAAATTATAAACTCGTAGAGACTAGTTTGAAAAACCCAAATTGGTCAACCGCAAAAACCATTGGACCAGAAAAGAAATCACAAACACTCGAATCTTTCTCTCGTTGTAAAGACTATATGTTGCTCAATTATAGCGATGGAATTAATAATCATTTGTTCAGATACAACCTTAAAACTGGTGTGACTGATGAAGTGAAAATGCCTTTTAGTGGTTTGGCATATACTTTTACTATTGATACAAAATCCAATGATATATTCGTGATTATCACCTCATGGAACAAGCCTTTTGCAGAGTTTAAATACAATGCAGTAAAAAATAGTTTTGGACCAAGTCCGTTCAATAAAACAGCAGTTTATCCAGACTCCTATAAAAACCTTGTTGTTGAAGAGGTGGAAGTAAAAGGTCATGATGGAGTAATGATTCCTTTGTCTATCATTTATAAAAAAGGGCTAAAAAAGGATGGTTCCAATGTTTGTTTAATGGATAGTTATGGGGCATATGGTTCTAGTATGTCTCCCTACTTTAACGCAATGGAAAATTCATTAGCCGTAAGAGGAGTAGTGGTAGCTATACCGCACGTTCGTGGTGGTAGTGAAAAGGGAGAAGAATGGTATAAAGCAGGTTTTAAAATTACTAAACCTAATACATGGAAAGACTTCATCAGTTGCGGAGAATATCTCGTAGCGAATGGCTATACATCGCCTAAAAAATTAGCAGGAACAGGAACTAGCGCAGGAGGAATTCTAATATCACGTTCCATTACAGAAAGACCCGATTTGTTTGCGGCAGCTATTTGTAATGTAGGTTGCGCCAATACAATGCGAGGTGAGTTTACCTCAAACGGACCAGTAAATATCCCAGAATTTGGAACCGTTACTATAGAAGAAGAATTTAAAGCGTTATATGAAATGGATGGAATGCAACACGTTAAAGATGGGGTTAATTATCCAGCAGTGATTTGTGTAGGAGGTTGGAATGACCCAAGAGTGGTAGCTTGGCAACCTGGAAAATTTGCAGCTGCAGTTCAAAATGCTTCTACATCTGGGAAACCAGTATTTATGAAAGTAAACTATGATAACGGACATTTCACAGAAGATAGAGATGTAACCTATGCTAACTTTGCTGACCAGTTTGCCTTTGTCTTATGGCAGTGTGGTCATCCAGATTTTCAGTTGAAAAAATAA
- a CDS encoding amino acid permease: MRFSHLFRKKTVQDILNQVAKNEADGHQALGKHLTARDLTAFGIAAIIGAGIFSTIGKASADGGPGVIFLFIFTAIACSFAAFAYAEFASMVPVSGSAYTYSYVAFGEIIAWIIGWALIMEYAIGNITVAISWSDYFTGLLESGGIHLPQWVQMDYLTASNGFKDATALMQNGKVFENLPDSLKAAYTAWTTSPTIGSFHLVADLPALFIIIIITYLVYRGMKESRNASNLMVVIKLCIILLVIAVGVFYVDTANWHPFAPNGVGGILKGVSAVFFAYIGFDAISTTAEECKDPQRDLPRGMMWAIIICTILYVVIALVLTGMVNYADLNVGDPLAFVFDKLNLKWMSGIIAVSAVVAMASVLLVFQMGQPRIWMSMSRDGLLPKRFSKVHPKYHTPSYATIVTGFVVAIPALFLNLTMVTDLCSIGTLFAFVLVCAGVLVLQNKPDIPRGKFKTPYVNSKYVYPLLLLIGISIAFTVNKESTLNFLTNEKQINAPADIVKSLSKEDSKKVYDYLSSLKKEVNTPDVEKLLSEFSLNETTYKQVVDNMPIDNSLKYESGFSLFKHKIPMWIFLIALLFFAVWSWRQNLSLIPLLGLICCLYMMAELSIWNWIYFTCWLLIGLTIYFGFSHKNSKLNQK; encoded by the coding sequence ATGCGATTCTCCCATTTATTCCGAAAAAAAACAGTTCAAGATATTTTAAATCAAGTAGCTAAGAATGAAGCGGATGGACATCAGGCATTAGGTAAACATTTAACAGCACGTGATTTAACCGCTTTTGGTATAGCAGCCATTATTGGAGCTGGAATATTTAGTACCATTGGAAAAGCCAGTGCCGATGGAGGTCCGGGAGTTATCTTCTTATTTATTTTTACCGCTATTGCTTGTAGTTTTGCGGCTTTTGCTTATGCCGAATTTGCTTCAATGGTCCCCGTTTCAGGAAGTGCTTATACTTATTCTTATGTAGCTTTTGGTGAAATTATTGCTTGGATAATTGGTTGGGCTTTAATTATGGAATATGCCATTGGAAATATTACCGTAGCCATTTCTTGGAGTGATTATTTTACAGGCTTACTTGAAAGTGGTGGCATTCATTTACCCCAATGGGTTCAGATGGATTACCTCACGGCTTCCAATGGTTTCAAAGATGCAACAGCACTAATGCAAAACGGCAAAGTCTTTGAAAATTTACCAGATAGTTTGAAAGCAGCTTATACCGCATGGACTACCTCTCCTACTATTGGTTCTTTCCATTTAGTAGCCGACTTACCCGCTTTATTTATCATTATCATCATTACTTATTTGGTTTACCGAGGGATGAAAGAGTCTAGAAATGCTAGTAATTTGATGGTTGTTATCAAACTTTGTATCATTCTATTGGTAATTGCTGTTGGTGTATTTTATGTTGACACAGCCAACTGGCATCCTTTTGCACCAAATGGTGTTGGAGGCATTCTTAAAGGAGTTTCGGCTGTATTCTTTGCTTATATTGGTTTTGACGCCATCTCTACTACAGCAGAAGAATGTAAAGATCCACAACGAGATTTACCGCGTGGTATGATGTGGGCGATTATCATTTGTACTATTCTTTATGTCGTTATCGCTTTAGTGTTGACTGGAATGGTGAATTATGCCGACTTAAATGTGGGTGACCCTTTAGCCTTTGTATTTGATAAATTGAATTTGAAATGGATGTCGGGCATCATTGCTGTTAGTGCTGTCGTTGCTATGGCCAGTGTTCTATTAGTTTTTCAAATGGGACAACCTCGTATCTGGATGAGTATGAGTCGGGATGGATTGTTACCAAAACGCTTTTCGAAAGTGCATCCTAAATACCATACCCCTTCTTATGCTACTATAGTAACTGGATTTGTCGTGGCTATTCCTGCGTTATTTTTGAATTTAACTATGGTAACCGATTTATGTAGTATTGGAACCTTGTTTGCCTTTGTATTGGTTTGTGCAGGTGTTTTAGTATTGCAAAACAAACCTGATATTCCTCGAGGTAAATTTAAAACTCCGTATGTCAATTCTAAATACGTCTATCCTTTGTTATTACTAATTGGAATTAGCATTGCTTTTACAGTTAATAAAGAATCGACTTTGAACTTCCTTACCAATGAAAAACAAATCAATGCACCAGCAGATATTGTCAAATCCTTAAGCAAAGAAGATAGCAAGAAAGTATATGATTATTTGAGTAGTCTCAAAAAAGAAGTAAATACACCCGACGTAGAAAAATTATTAAGCGAATTCAGTTTAAATGAAACGACATACAAACAAGTAGTAGACAATATGCCGATTGACAATTCTTTAAAATATGAAAGTGGTTTCAGTTTGTTTAAACACAAAATTCCGATGTGGATATTCCTGATAGCACTATTGTTCTTCGCCGTTTGGTCATGGAGACAAAACCTATCATTGATTCCGTTATTGGGATTAATTTGCTGTTTGTATATGATGGCGGAGCTCAGTATTTGGAACTGGATTTATTTTACTTGTTGGTTGCTCATTGGACTAACCATTTATTTTGGTTTTAGTCATAAAAACAGTAAGCTGAATCAAAAATAA
- the katG gene encoding catalase/peroxidase HPI, translating to MGNDTSQGKCPFGHGNSNQTAGGGTSNNDWWPNRLNLNILRQHSTLSNPLDENFNYAEAFKSLDLAAVKKDIFALMTDSQDWWPADYGHYGPLFIRMAWHSAGTYRISDGRGGAGTGNQRFAPLNSWPDNGNLDKARMLLWPIKQKYGKSLSWADLMILAGNCALESMGFKTFGFAGGREDVWEPEQDINWGKETEWLGDKRYSGDRELEDPLAAVQMGLIYVNPQGPNGVPDPVASGKDIRETFARMAMNDEETVALVAGGHTFGKAHGAGDAELVGREPEGASIEEMGMGWKNAFGTGKAGDAITSGIEGAWKPNPTTWDNGYFETLFKFDWKLTKSPAGAFQWIPTDESAATLVEDAHDPNKRHAPVMTTADLALKMDPIYEPISRRYFENFTEFQDAFARAWFKLTHRDMGPKVRYVGTEVPQEELIWQDPVPAVNHELVNEQDIAQLKLDILASGLSVSELVSTAWASAATFRGSDKRGGANGARIRLEPQRNWAVNNPTQLNKVLTTLESIQNNFNAKQSGNKKVSLADTIVLAGGAAVEKAAKDGGYDVKVPFTPGRTDATIEQTDVHSFKVLEPKADGFRNYKAASCVSPTEALLVDKAQLLTLTAPEMTVLVGGLRVLNANYNGSKNGVFTTKPGVLSNDFFVNVLDLGTKWEATDDKGEAFEGKDRKSGASKWTATRADLIFGSNSELRALAEVYAESDAKGKFVNDFVKAWNKVMNLDRFDLV from the coding sequence ATGGGAAATGACACATCTCAAGGCAAATGCCCTTTTGGTCACGGAAATTCTAATCAAACTGCTGGAGGCGGAACCTCAAATAATGACTGGTGGCCGAATCGTTTAAACTTAAATATTTTAAGACAGCACTCTACTTTATCAAACCCACTAGATGAAAATTTTAATTATGCAGAAGCGTTCAAAAGTCTTGATTTAGCAGCCGTTAAAAAAGATATTTTCGCTTTAATGACCGATTCGCAAGATTGGTGGCCTGCAGATTATGGACATTATGGTCCATTGTTTATTCGTATGGCTTGGCATAGTGCTGGAACTTATAGAATTTCAGACGGACGTGGTGGAGCCGGAACAGGTAATCAACGTTTTGCTCCGTTAAACAGTTGGCCTGATAACGGAAACTTAGATAAAGCGAGAATGTTACTTTGGCCTATCAAACAAAAATATGGTAAGAGTTTATCATGGGCAGATTTAATGATTTTAGCCGGAAACTGTGCTTTAGAATCGATGGGATTCAAAACTTTTGGTTTTGCTGGTGGAAGAGAAGACGTTTGGGAACCAGAACAAGACATCAATTGGGGAAAAGAAACAGAATGGTTGGGTGACAAAAGATATAGCGGAGACAGAGAATTAGAAGATCCTCTAGCTGCGGTTCAAATGGGATTGATTTATGTAAATCCACAAGGACCTAATGGTGTACCGGATCCAGTAGCATCTGGAAAAGACATCAGAGAAACTTTTGCTCGAATGGCCATGAACGACGAAGAAACGGTGGCTTTAGTAGCTGGAGGTCATACTTTTGGAAAAGCACATGGTGCTGGAGATGCAGAATTGGTGGGAAGAGAACCAGAAGGAGCTAGCATTGAAGAAATGGGAATGGGATGGAAAAATGCATTCGGAACTGGAAAAGCTGGGGATGCTATTACTAGTGGAATAGAAGGAGCTTGGAAACCAAATCCAACTACTTGGGATAACGGTTATTTCGAAACCTTATTCAAATTTGATTGGAAGTTAACTAAAAGTCCAGCAGGCGCATTCCAATGGATTCCAACAGATGAGTCAGCTGCTACATTAGTAGAAGATGCTCATGACCCAAATAAACGTCATGCACCAGTTATGACTACAGCCGATTTAGCTTTAAAAATGGATCCGATTTATGAGCCTATTTCAAGAAGATATTTTGAAAACTTTACTGAATTTCAAGATGCTTTTGCTAGAGCTTGGTTCAAATTGACACACAGAGATATGGGACCTAAAGTAAGATACGTAGGAACTGAAGTACCTCAGGAAGAACTAATTTGGCAAGATCCAGTACCAGCAGTAAATCACGAGTTGGTGAATGAGCAAGATATCGCTCAATTAAAATTAGATATTTTAGCTTCAGGCTTATCGGTTTCAGAATTGGTTTCAACAGCTTGGGCTTCGGCAGCAACTTTTAGAGGTTCTGATAAACGTGGAGGTGCTAATGGAGCCCGAATCCGTTTAGAGCCACAAAGAAATTGGGCAGTAAATAATCCAACTCAGTTGAACAAAGTGTTAACCACTTTAGAAAGTATTCAAAATAATTTCAACGCAAAACAAAGCGGTAACAAAAAAGTTTCTTTAGCTGATACGATTGTTCTGGCAGGTGGCGCAGCAGTTGAAAAAGCAGCAAAAGACGGAGGTTATGATGTTAAAGTTCCGTTCACTCCAGGAAGAACCGATGCCACCATCGAGCAAACCGATGTTCATTCTTTCAAAGTGTTAGAACCAAAAGCTGATGGATTCAGAAATTACAAAGCAGCATCATGTGTATCACCAACAGAAGCTTTATTAGTTGACAAAGCGCAACTCTTAACGCTTACTGCACCGGAAATGACTGTTTTAGTGGGAGGTCTACGTGTTTTAAATGCCAACTACAACGGTTCTAAAAACGGAGTATTCACTACTAAACCAGGCGTTTTAAGTAATGATTTCTTTGTGAATGTTTTGGACTTAGGAACTAAATGGGAAGCAACGGATGACAAAGGAGAAGCATTTGAAGGGAAAGACAGAAAATCTGGAGCTTCAAAATGGACCGCTACAAGAGCCGATTTAATTTTTGGTTCCAATTCTGAACTAAGAGCTTTAGCTGAAGTTTATGCTGAAAGTGATGCCAAAGGAAAATTTGTAAATGACTTTGTAAAAGCTTGGAATAAAGTAATGAATTTAGATAGATTTGATTTGGTTTAA
- a CDS encoding DUF4349 domain-containing protein: MKHLSKLGWALFLIGLAVACKQADAVADAKTESSSEATADTTAVGSISSNAVVQKNEIPRKFVRTADLKFKVKDVAKTTYAIENIVAKNGGFVTLSDLKSNISEKSETKISQDSTLETTRFTVDNTITLRVPNTQLDTVLKSMVKEVAFLDSRLIKADDVALQMLTNTLVQKRLAAHQTRLAKGIDTKGKKLNDITNAEDKLLDRGKESDDTVIQNLSLQDQVNYSTVTLYLYQRESVLQEIVANEKSSNAYRPHIGLQIWESLKTGWFMFEAIVAFVVQLWPLLLILALGIFGYRKFVKK, translated from the coding sequence ATGAAACACTTATCAAAATTGGGTTGGGCCTTGTTCTTAATTGGACTTGCCGTTGCGTGTAAACAAGCTGATGCAGTTGCTGATGCTAAAACTGAATCCTCATCTGAGGCTACCGCTGACACTACTGCTGTTGGAAGCATTTCTTCTAATGCTGTTGTTCAGAAAAATGAAATCCCCCGAAAGTTTGTTCGAACTGCCGATTTAAAATTCAAAGTCAAGGATGTGGCTAAAACTACTTATGCTATTGAAAACATTGTAGCTAAGAATGGCGGCTTTGTAACGTTGTCCGATTTAAAAAGTAACATCAGTGAAAAATCGGAAACGAAAATTAGTCAAGACAGTACTTTAGAAACTACACGATTTACCGTTGACAATACGATTACACTTCGAGTTCCTAATACACAATTGGATACCGTATTAAAATCGATGGTCAAGGAAGTAGCTTTTTTGGATAGTCGATTAATCAAAGCGGATGATGTGGCTTTGCAAATGTTGACCAATACATTAGTTCAGAAAAGATTAGCTGCTCATCAAACTAGATTGGCCAAAGGGATTGATACTAAAGGGAAAAAATTGAATGATATTACCAATGCTGAAGACAAATTACTAGACCGAGGAAAGGAAAGTGATGATACGGTTATCCAAAATTTAAGTTTACAAGATCAAGTTAATTACAGCACCGTAACGCTTTATTTATACCAAAGAGAAAGTGTTTTACAAGAAATTGTAGCCAATGAAAAAAGTAGTAATGCTTACCGACCACATATTGGGTTGCAAATTTGGGAAAGTTTGAAAACAGGTTGGTTTATGTTTGAAGCAATTGTTGCTTTTGTGGTGCAACTTTGGCCATTGCTTCTAATACTTGCTTTAGGAATTTTTGGTTACAGAAAATTTGTCAAAAAATAG